One Carettochelys insculpta isolate YL-2023 chromosome 1, ASM3395843v1, whole genome shotgun sequence genomic window, TGCCACCACCTCCTGGCTCTGCACGCGGCGGGACGGCCTCATGAGGGCCCTGCGGAAGCCCTGCTTGAAGCGGCAGGAGAGGAAGCCGTAGATGATGGGGTTGGCGCAGCTGTTGGCGTAGGGCAGCACCACGACGAGGAAGTAGACCCCGAAGAGAGAGGGCTCCTCAGGCAGCGGGCAGACCACGTTGATGATGTTGAGCACATagaagggcagccagcagagcacgAAGACGGCCACCACGGTCACCACCATGCGAGTGACTCTGCGCTCGGAGCGCTTGCGCTTGGACGAAAGGGCCCGCACCCTCCTACCGGAAGATCGGACCTTGACGAGGATGAGCAGGTAGCAGAGGCAGATCACCAGCAGGGGGCCAAAGAAGCCCAGCGCGGCCGTGTAGATGATAAAGCCAGTTCTCCACATGGAGGCTGGCTCAGGCCACTGGATGTGGCAGGTGCTCATCCCCAGGGGCACATTGGAGAACACCACCACCGGCAGCACCACCACTGACGACAGCACCCACACGGTGGCACTGACAGCTTTGGCCACCCGGGCCGTCCGCCACTTTAAGGATTTCCCTGGGTGGACCACGGCCAGGTAGCGGTCGACGCTCATCACGGTCAGGCAGAAGATGCTAGTGAACTGGTTGATGGCGTCCACGGCCATCACCAGGCGGCACATGAAGGAGCCGAAGGGCCAATAGGACAGCGCATTCTGCGCAGCCAGGAAGGGC contains:
- the SSTR3 gene encoding somatostatin receptor type 3 is translated as MDSSGFTLPTTVASEEGNTSTSWTSSIPGNISTAASPGLDVSGILIPLVYLIVCVVGLVGNSLVIYVVLHHSVSESVTNVYIFNLALADELFMLGLPFLAAQNALSYWPFGSFMCRLVMAVDAINQFTSIFCLTVMSVDRYLAVVHPGKSLKWRTARVAKAVSATVWVLSSVVVLPVVVFSNVPLGMSTCHIQWPEPASMWRTGFIIYTAALGFFGPLLVICLCYLLILVKVRSSGRRVRALSSKRKRSERRVTRMVVTVVAVFVLCWLPFYVLNIINVVCPLPEEPSLFGVYFLVVVLPYANSCANPIIYGFLSCRFKQGFRRALMRPSRRVQSQEVVARPPEKTEDEEEEEEEEEEEEEVEENGVSKIAQNGNGRQERPLTSGAAGGSEQKPLPEEPGSCDKPSALHISYL